One genomic window of Cyanobacteria bacterium FACHB-DQ100 includes the following:
- a CDS encoding ABC transporter permease, producing MTLNRTLTYQIGAIVMALVVTMIIILLAGASPIAVFTEIVSGAFGTPGQFARVIATLAPLLIISCGLLFTFTAGLYNLGIEGQIAFGGIATTFMLRLTQDSFPPAIALTLAILAGGVGGMLWGVFAGVLNIYGRINEIFAGLGLNFLADGLALYLVFGPWKRPGVASMSGTEQFPESLWLPTFGNTDASPIALLIALLAIATTIVVLGRTRFGLKLRAVGQNLRASYVLGIPSVRQLLSSFAICGAFAGIAGALQVVAVFHRLIPNISSGLGFLALLVTLLTGMNAWLLLPIAFFFSALNIGSLQLPLDLNLESSLAGVIQGTLVLFVILGKGLSEWKRGTVAR from the coding sequence ATGACACTAAACCGAACGCTTACTTATCAAATTGGCGCGATCGTGATGGCGCTTGTGGTGACGATGATCATCATTTTGCTTGCAGGAGCATCGCCGATCGCAGTATTTACTGAGATTGTTTCGGGTGCATTTGGCACACCCGGGCAGTTTGCGCGAGTGATTGCAACCTTAGCACCCCTATTGATTATTTCCTGTGGACTGCTGTTTACCTTTACTGCTGGATTGTACAACTTAGGGATTGAAGGACAAATCGCGTTTGGCGGCATTGCCACAACGTTTATGCTGCGGCTGACACAAGATAGCTTTCCGCCGGCGATCGCCCTGACTTTAGCAATTTTGGCGGGTGGAGTCGGTGGAATGCTCTGGGGAGTGTTTGCAGGCGTTCTAAATATCTATGGACGGATCAACGAAATCTTTGCAGGATTGGGGTTGAACTTTCTTGCCGATGGCTTGGCGCTGTATTTGGTGTTTGGCCCTTGGAAGCGTCCGGGGGTAGCTTCAATGAGTGGAACGGAACAATTTCCAGAATCATTATGGCTGCCAACTTTTGGAAATACGGATGCAAGCCCGATCGCTCTGTTGATTGCACTGTTGGCGATCGCGACGACGATCGTCGTTCTTGGTAGAACACGCTTTGGTTTGAAGCTTCGAGCGGTCGGACAAAATCTTCGCGCCTCTTATGTGTTGGGCATTCCCTCGGTGCGTCAGCTTCTAAGTTCATTTGCAATCTGTGGAGCCTTTGCCGGGATCGCCGGGGCGCTGCAAGTGGTGGCAGTGTTTCACCGATTGATTCCGAACATTTCGAGTGGATTGGGATTTCTGGCGCTGTTGGTGACGCTGCTCACGGGAATGAATGCTTGGTTATTGTTGCCGATCGCGTTCTTCTTTAGTGCGCTGAATATTGGAAGTTTGCAGCTTCCATTGGATCTGAATTTAGAATCCTCATTGGCAGGTGTAATTCAAGGAACCCTAGTGCTGTTTGTGATTTTGGGTAAGGGCTTGAGCGAGTGGAAGCGCGGGACGGTAGCCCGATGA
- a CDS encoding BMP family ABC transporter substrate-binding protein has product MTQYWLSRFLQQAGFAIALGSIVGACGTGGTSNQNQTAASPNAAGGGDYVIGMVLVGPKNDAGWNQAHFEGIEGAIKNVPGTKLEFVDKVNPADRPNVKGSQVADDLIAKGAKLVIFNSDDFKDDALETAKKHSDVKVIHASGDYAWKEGQNFKSQANLTNIMGRMEYGKMLAGCAAALGTETGKIGYLGPLINDETRRYTSGAFLGAKYCWENYRKKPAADLDFKVTWIGFWFNIPGKTLDPTKVADDYYNGGYDVVMSGIDTPEAAVQGKKAAEAGKKVKYVHYDLETGCSLAPNICLGVPFYRWSLPYTDALKKAKSGNYPSEFVWSGPDYQNLSAPSSGMIGFNVGQALGDNKKFLDEFAKGMADGSINLYKGPIKFQDGSDFVKAGATATEQQIWYMPQLLAGMEGPSK; this is encoded by the coding sequence ATGACACAGTATTGGCTTTCTAGATTTCTCCAACAAGCTGGATTCGCAATCGCATTAGGCTCGATCGTGGGAGCCTGTGGTACAGGCGGCACCTCCAATCAAAATCAAACGGCAGCTTCTCCCAATGCAGCGGGTGGTGGCGATTATGTGATCGGGATGGTGTTAGTCGGACCAAAGAACGACGCTGGATGGAATCAAGCACATTTTGAAGGGATTGAAGGCGCGATCAAAAACGTGCCTGGAACGAAGTTGGAATTCGTCGATAAGGTGAATCCTGCCGACCGTCCCAACGTCAAAGGTTCTCAGGTTGCGGATGACCTAATTGCAAAAGGCGCAAAGCTTGTGATCTTTAACTCGGATGACTTTAAAGACGACGCACTCGAAACTGCGAAAAAGCATTCCGACGTGAAAGTAATTCACGCTTCTGGTGACTATGCTTGGAAAGAAGGGCAAAACTTTAAAAGTCAAGCGAACCTGACCAATATCATGGGACGGATGGAATACGGAAAAATGCTGGCAGGCTGTGCAGCGGCGTTGGGCACAGAAACCGGAAAGATCGGCTATTTAGGCCCATTGATCAATGACGAAACTCGGCGCTACACTTCTGGGGCGTTCCTGGGTGCAAAATACTGCTGGGAGAACTATCGTAAAAAACCCGCTGCGGATTTGGATTTCAAAGTCACCTGGATTGGATTTTGGTTCAACATTCCTGGCAAGACGCTTGACCCGACCAAAGTTGCAGATGACTACTACAACGGTGGCTATGATGTGGTGATGAGCGGCATTGATACGCCAGAAGCAGCCGTACAGGGCAAGAAGGCAGCAGAGGCAGGTAAAAAAGTGAAGTATGTTCACTATGACCTGGAAACAGGCTGTTCGCTGGCTCCGAATATTTGTCTGGGGGTGCCGTTCTATCGCTGGTCGCTGCCCTACACAGATGCGCTGAAAAAAGCAAAATCTGGCAACTATCCGAGCGAGTTTGTTTGGTCGGGGCCTGACTACCAAAACCTCTCTGCACCTTCAAGTGGAATGATTGGTTTCAACGTGGGGCAAGCCCTCGGAGACAATAAGAAGTTTCTCGATGAGTTTGCTAAGGGTATGGCAGACGGCAGTATCAATCTGTACAAAGGCCCGATTAAATTCCAGGATGGCTCAGATTTTGTCAAAGCTGGCGCCACAGCAACGGAGCAGCAAATCTGGTACATGCCGCAGTTGTTAGCGGGAATGGAAGGCCCAAGTAAATAA
- a CDS encoding cytochrome bc complex cytochrome b subunit yields MLNPAFILRRLSTILAVAILTLTLVGVTSGILLAFYYVPTAGGAYDSLQQIDQNVPYGWLVHTLHNLAGNFVIGLGLVQIVVMFLGERFRRSWLTAWISGILFTLSAIGLSWTAMILNWNQIGFWRLKIELGTIEAIPFIGATLRDIITGGAVGGLTVAHLYTLHSYVVSLAAVGLSIVHLGGLLFQEKELQAERMAAPVAKPVPPVQIEQSQIEPPAMADSEAQFPA; encoded by the coding sequence ATGCTTAATCCTGCTTTCATTCTGCGGCGGCTCTCGACGATTCTCGCCGTTGCCATCCTTACCCTGACGCTAGTTGGTGTCACTTCTGGAATCTTGCTTGCGTTCTACTACGTCCCGACAGCGGGTGGAGCATACGACTCGCTGCAACAGATTGATCAAAACGTGCCTTACGGTTGGTTAGTTCATACCCTGCACAACTTGGCGGGTAACTTTGTCATCGGGTTGGGTCTAGTGCAGATTGTGGTGATGTTTCTGGGTGAGCGATTCCGTCGCAGTTGGTTGACGGCTTGGATTAGCGGCATTCTATTTACCTTGAGCGCGATCGGTTTAAGCTGGACGGCGATGATTCTCAACTGGAATCAAATCGGCTTCTGGCGGCTGAAGATTGAATTGGGCACGATCGAAGCGATTCCCTTTATTGGTGCAACGTTGCGCGACATCATCACAGGTGGAGCAGTGGGAGGGCTGACGGTGGCTCATTTGTATACGCTGCACAGCTACGTCGTTTCGTTGGCTGCGGTTGGCTTGTCGATCGTGCATTTAGGTGGACTGCTGTTTCAGGAGAAAGAACTGCAAGCCGAGCGCATGGCTGCACCTGTGGCAAAACCTGTTCCGCCAGTTCAGATCGAGCAATCTCAAATCGAGCCGCCTGCAATGGCAGATTCAGAAGCTCAATTTCCAGCGTAA
- a CDS encoding ATP-binding cassette domain-containing protein: MKIELQQITKRFGQVLANDQVSMTVEAGSIHGLLGENGAGKSTIVKVLSGFISRDSGTVLFDGKPASVKTPADAIRSGVGMLHQDPLDFPPLTVLDNFMVGRGEVLSKGIFSGLKFVNPDRARQEFLRLTETFNFSLSPNSRVSDLTVGERQQLEIIRLLSLGVKTLILDEPTTGISADQKIALFNAARQLASEGKSVIFVSHKLEDVEELCDRVTVMRAGKVVGNVQVPCPDSVLIDLIFGKELALPMKPVTRQPEPMLELHNVLIRDDRLMLKMGNFTAYKGEVIGLAGLEGSGQQLLLLLCAGLIRAATGTVAVDQVDMTQKPYAMYLKHGIGYSPADRLKDGLIRGLSIHEHVILRSQSRRLMIDWKGTHQQAIDAIATFNIRGKPHSYVERLSGGNQQRTQLALLPVPLNLLLMEHPTRGLDIESTLWVWKQLIARCETGTTILFMSSDLDEIMQYSDRVLVFSGGQVSAPIEASKLTAEKLGQMIGGRFVEVEPASI; the protein is encoded by the coding sequence ATGAAAATCGAACTTCAACAGATAACAAAGCGGTTTGGACAAGTTTTAGCAAATGATCAGGTGTCGATGACTGTGGAGGCTGGAAGCATTCATGGTCTATTGGGTGAAAACGGAGCAGGGAAAAGCACGATCGTTAAGGTTCTGAGCGGCTTTATCAGTCGAGATTCCGGAACAGTTTTATTCGACGGCAAACCCGCAAGCGTAAAAACTCCAGCAGATGCGATTCGATCGGGCGTGGGAATGCTGCACCAAGATCCGCTAGATTTCCCGCCGTTGACGGTGCTGGATAATTTTATGGTCGGTCGGGGTGAGGTGCTATCGAAGGGGATTTTTTCAGGACTGAAGTTTGTGAATCCCGATCGCGCTCGTCAAGAATTTCTGCGTCTCACCGAAACCTTTAACTTTTCGCTCAGTCCCAACAGCCGTGTTTCTGATCTCACCGTCGGAGAGCGGCAACAGCTTGAAATTATTCGGCTACTCTCGCTCGGCGTGAAGACGTTGATTCTGGATGAGCCGACCACTGGGATCTCTGCGGATCAAAAAATAGCCTTGTTCAATGCGGCAAGACAGCTTGCTTCAGAAGGAAAATCAGTCATTTTTGTGTCGCACAAGCTCGAAGATGTGGAGGAACTGTGCGATCGTGTCACCGTTATGCGAGCCGGAAAAGTGGTCGGCAATGTTCAGGTTCCTTGTCCTGATTCAGTGCTGATTGATCTCATCTTTGGTAAAGAGCTTGCGCTGCCGATGAAACCTGTGACCCGGCAACCTGAACCGATGTTGGAATTGCACAATGTCTTGATCAGAGACGATCGCCTAATGCTGAAAATGGGTAACTTCACTGCCTATAAAGGGGAAGTGATTGGACTTGCAGGACTCGAAGGCAGTGGACAGCAATTATTGTTACTACTCTGTGCGGGATTGATCCGAGCCGCGACGGGAACTGTGGCTGTCGATCAGGTCGATATGACCCAAAAGCCTTATGCAATGTATCTTAAGCATGGAATTGGTTATTCTCCCGCCGATCGACTGAAAGATGGATTGATTCGAGGTCTGTCGATTCACGAGCATGTGATTTTGCGGAGTCAATCGCGGCGATTGATGATCGATTGGAAAGGGACTCATCAGCAAGCAATCGACGCGATCGCAACCTTCAACATTCGGGGTAAACCGCACTCCTATGTCGAACGGCTTTCGGGTGGAAATCAACAAAGAACCCAGCTTGCATTGTTACCTGTGCCGTTGAATCTATTGTTAATGGAGCATCCCACACGCGGACTCGATATTGAATCGACGCTGTGGGTGTGGAAGCAATTGATTGCGAGATGTGAGACGGGGACAACCATCTTATTTATGTCTTCGGACTTGGATGAGATTATGCAGTATAGCGATCGAGTTTTAGTTTTTAGTGGAGGTCAGGTGTCTGCACCGATTGAAGCCTCAAAACTAACCGCTGAAAAGCTCGGACAGATGATCGGGGGTCGATTTGTTGAAGTAGAACCTGCAAGTATTTAG
- the nadA gene encoding quinolinate synthase NadA: MFTTVAPTKPSLPRDLLGAIAELKREMNAVILAHYYQDPDIQDAADYLGDSLGLSQQAAQTDADVIVFAGVHFMAETAKILNPDKLVLLPDLNAGCSLADSCPPDQFAQFKAKYSDHLVISYINCTAEIKAMSDIICTSANAVKIVNQIPADQPIIFAPDRNLGKYVMEQTGRDMVLWQGSCMVHETFSEKKMVQLKMQYPEAEVIAHPECEEAVLRHAEYIGSTTALLKYCQKSDRTSFIVVTEPGIIHQMQKAAPDKQFIPAPPLNNCACNECPHMRLNTLEKLYLAMKHKTPEITLPESTRIAALQPIEKMLAMSV, from the coding sequence ATGTTTACGACTGTTGCTCCGACTAAACCTTCCCTGCCGCGTGACTTATTGGGTGCGATCGCGGAACTCAAACGCGAAATGAATGCTGTGATTTTGGCGCACTATTACCAAGATCCAGACATTCAAGATGCCGCAGATTATCTTGGAGACTCACTTGGACTCTCCCAACAAGCTGCTCAAACCGATGCAGATGTGATCGTGTTTGCAGGCGTTCACTTCATGGCAGAAACCGCCAAGATTCTCAATCCCGATAAGTTGGTGCTACTGCCCGATCTCAATGCAGGCTGTTCCCTTGCGGATAGTTGTCCGCCGGATCAATTCGCGCAGTTCAAAGCAAAATATTCAGATCATTTGGTAATTTCCTACATAAATTGCACCGCAGAAATCAAGGCAATGAGCGACATTATCTGCACTAGCGCCAATGCAGTGAAGATCGTCAATCAAATTCCTGCGGATCAGCCGATTATCTTTGCCCCCGATCGCAACCTCGGTAAATACGTGATGGAGCAAACCGGACGCGATATGGTGCTGTGGCAAGGAAGCTGCATGGTGCATGAAACCTTCTCCGAAAAGAAGATGGTGCAGTTAAAAATGCAATATCCAGAAGCCGAAGTGATTGCTCACCCGGAATGTGAAGAAGCGGTTCTGCGCCATGCTGAATACATTGGATCAACGACGGCATTGCTGAAATACTGCCAAAAGAGCGATCGCACCTCGTTTATCGTTGTGACTGAGCCCGGCATCATCCACCAGATGCAGAAAGCTGCACCGGATAAACAATTTATTCCGGCTCCCCCGCTCAACAACTGTGCGTGTAACGAATGCCCCCATATGCGGCTAAACACGCTGGAAAAACTTTACCTAGCAATGAAACACAAAACGCCTGAAATCACCTTGCCAGAATCGACTCGGATTGCCGCTTTACAACCGATCGAGAAAATGCTGGCGATGAGCGTATAA
- the dacB gene encoding D-alanyl-D-alanine carboxypeptidase/D-alanyl-D-alanine-endopeptidase — MKFALLSHGMFCATLALSVSLESLTAPVRAQAPLFPPSTQPSPLPQPPQTPAPTRPVQAPVNGGICPAQLGGTLDGIINRLTANWGVLVQTQAPRGTRQNLYARNPFTQLVPASNNKIFTTAAALAKLGAQHQIRTPVFGNTNSPDLLTLRVIGQGDPSFGTAQLNSLTQQLRQRGIRQVQQLIGDDTIFRGADYNLFWDADDRGEAYAPPVNSLMLNQNVIGEGAVSNPGNYFVGEFRQRLAGAGVQVKSSTLVKRTPAPPGEVELASVISPPLSRLIFTTNQDSDNAYAEALLKTLGRLQDPNSSDSTASGVAAVRSILTELGVNPNRFSMVDGSGLAGRNRASAEALVQTLQAMAQRPDVDVFRRSLPVGGVSGTLSNRFRNTPAQGIVFAKTGTISGVVALSGYVTPPNYSPIVFSIIVNSNHSPSTVRASVDSLVVALTRLRNC, encoded by the coding sequence ATGAAGTTCGCGCTGTTGTCTCACGGAATGTTTTGTGCAACGCTTGCTCTGTCTGTCTCACTGGAAAGTTTAACCGCACCTGTCCGCGCTCAAGCTCCCCTATTTCCGCCTTCCACACAGCCCTCGCCGCTCCCTCAACCGCCTCAAACTCCAGCACCGACGCGCCCAGTTCAGGCTCCGGTCAACGGGGGCATCTGTCCAGCGCAACTTGGTGGAACCTTAGACGGAATTATTAATCGCTTAACTGCCAACTGGGGTGTGTTGGTGCAGACCCAAGCACCACGCGGTACGCGCCAGAATCTTTATGCTCGTAATCCGTTTACGCAATTGGTTCCCGCGTCTAACAACAAGATTTTTACAACCGCAGCAGCCCTCGCAAAATTAGGCGCACAGCATCAAATTCGCACTCCGGTTTTTGGCAATACCAATAGTCCCGATCTATTAACGCTGCGGGTGATTGGTCAAGGTGATCCAAGCTTCGGAACCGCGCAACTCAATTCACTCACCCAACAATTACGTCAGCGCGGGATTCGTCAGGTGCAACAGTTGATCGGAGACGATACCATTTTTCGGGGAGCCGACTACAATCTTTTTTGGGATGCAGACGATCGCGGGGAAGCATATGCCCCTCCAGTCAATAGCCTAATGTTGAATCAAAATGTGATCGGTGAGGGTGCGGTTTCCAATCCGGGTAATTATTTTGTGGGTGAGTTTCGCCAACGATTAGCGGGTGCAGGCGTTCAAGTTAAAAGTTCAACGCTGGTAAAACGGACACCCGCACCCCCCGGAGAAGTTGAACTCGCATCGGTGATTTCTCCTCCCCTATCGCGTTTAATCTTTACAACCAATCAAGACAGCGATAATGCTTATGCAGAAGCGCTGTTGAAGACACTGGGACGGTTGCAAGACCCAAATAGTTCAGACTCCACAGCCAGCGGAGTCGCGGCAGTACGATCGATTCTGACCGAGCTAGGCGTAAATCCGAATCGGTTCAGTATGGTCGATGGTTCCGGGCTTGCCGGTCGCAATCGCGCCAGTGCTGAAGCATTGGTACAGACCTTGCAAGCAATGGCGCAACGACCCGATGTGGATGTATTTCGACGATCGCTCCCCGTTGGTGGCGTGAGTGGAACCTTAAGCAATCGATTTCGGAATACCCCAGCACAAGGAATTGTGTTTGCCAAAACTGGAACCATTTCGGGTGTGGTAGCGCTTTCGGGCTATGTGACCCCGCCGAACTATTCGCCGATCGTCTTTAGCATTATCGTCAACTCGAATCATTCTCCTTCAACGGTTCGAGCTTCAGTAGACAGTCTAGTCGTTGCTTTAACTCGATTGCGGAATTGTTAA
- a CDS encoding chloride channel protein: MWLSRFRLSAVSPKQLAVFEACLIGLVSGLAAVALKRGVGWLGQERLQIATVHPAWIVLPAIGTVAGLLAGSIIERLAPEAAGSGIPQVKAALGGVTSALNLRVAIAKLATTLLALGSGLSIGRQGPTVQIGAAIAAQLSDWVPTSPIHRRQLIAAGAAAGLAAGFNAPIAGVLFVVEELLQDVSGLTLGTAILASFVGAVVSRLLGGDGLNGRTNSLEIMTSFNLEAIPVFLIVGIASGLLGSLFVRGVLFSLKFNNKVMKWSLPLRIAFAGGVSGAAIAILPDALRGNASLQEVWITSEFGWRITAVIFITKFVLTLVAFGSGAPGGLFAPSLILGSALGYLISFAAQSIENAGVPLGLDLSGSLTTTAALTGMGAFFSAVTRGPITAIVIVFEMTTDFNIVLPLMIGSVTAYLVAESLFSGSIYKHLLASRGIHLQSNPDLETRLAGLTAADLMQPRVETLSSEMRLDEAIQAFSRSHHRGFPVIDNGRLVGIVTQTDLGHIAERQLQHSQPLSEIMTPRPVAVHPDDPLSQVLYLLNRYKISRLPVVDRRKLVGIITRADIIRAESDKLSDTAKVGPRSEPSFVVYQTRAPETGKGRVLVPIANPRTAGRLLQMAAAIAHERDYELECLQVIPIARHRTPAETGVSTTISRKLLKQAVYLGKQWNISVHTQVRVTHDIAQAILETIKERHIDLMIMGWNGETSTSGRIFGSIVDTMIRQASCDVVLVKLGTDKGMALDRWLVPTAGGPNSRQAIRLMPALAQLSKAPEVCLCQIHQPQRDLPDPTPLNEAMRFLNARLACPVALKPVCADSVSDAVIDLAQQGQCDVIVLGATREGFLQQVIQGNIPEAIARGCNCTVVLMRGAIG, from the coding sequence ATGTGGCTATCGAGATTTAGACTGAGTGCGGTTTCACCCAAGCAGCTTGCGGTATTTGAAGCCTGTTTAATTGGATTAGTATCGGGACTCGCAGCGGTTGCCCTGAAGCGCGGGGTCGGTTGGCTGGGTCAAGAGCGACTTCAAATCGCGACGGTTCACCCTGCTTGGATTGTGCTGCCTGCGATCGGGACTGTAGCGGGACTGTTAGCAGGTAGCATTATTGAGCGGCTGGCACCGGAAGCCGCAGGCAGCGGCATTCCGCAAGTGAAAGCGGCTTTGGGGGGGGTGACGAGTGCGCTCAATCTGCGAGTTGCGATCGCAAAACTTGCGACCACCTTGCTTGCCCTGGGATCAGGATTAAGCATCGGGCGGCAAGGGCCTACGGTTCAGATCGGAGCCGCGATCGCGGCTCAGTTGAGCGATTGGGTTCCGACTTCTCCGATTCATCGGCGGCAGTTGATTGCAGCAGGAGCGGCGGCGGGATTAGCAGCCGGATTTAACGCGCCGATCGCAGGCGTTTTATTTGTCGTTGAAGAACTGTTACAGGATGTTTCTGGCTTGACGTTGGGAACGGCAATTTTGGCATCGTTTGTCGGTGCCGTGGTGTCGCGTCTGTTGGGAGGAGACGGACTAAACGGCAGAACAAACTCGTTGGAGATTATGACGAGTTTTAACCTGGAGGCGATTCCGGTCTTTTTAATCGTCGGCATTGCATCAGGCTTGCTTGGCTCTCTGTTCGTGCGGGGAGTTTTGTTCAGTCTGAAATTTAATAACAAAGTGATGAAGTGGAGTTTGCCCCTGCGGATTGCCTTTGCCGGGGGAGTTTCAGGAGCTGCGATCGCAATTCTTCCCGATGCGCTGCGGGGAAATGCGAGCTTACAAGAAGTTTGGATTACCAGTGAGTTTGGCTGGCGGATTACGGCAGTTATTTTCATTACGAAGTTTGTCTTAACCCTGGTGGCATTTGGGTCTGGTGCGCCGGGGGGATTGTTCGCTCCTTCGTTGATTTTGGGTTCAGCGTTAGGGTATCTCATTAGCTTTGCGGCTCAAAGTATTGAAAATGCGGGAGTTCCATTGGGGTTAGATCTGAGTGGGTCGCTCACGACTACGGCAGCACTCACTGGAATGGGGGCATTTTTTAGTGCAGTGACTCGTGGCCCGATTACCGCGATCGTCATCGTATTCGAGATGACCACAGACTTTAACATCGTGCTGCCGCTGATGATCGGGTCTGTGACGGCTTATTTAGTGGCAGAGAGTTTGTTTAGCGGATCGATCTATAAGCATCTACTCGCATCCAGAGGCATTCATCTGCAATCGAATCCAGACTTGGAAACGCGGCTGGCTGGCTTGACTGCTGCGGATTTGATGCAGCCACGAGTCGAAACTCTATCCAGTGAGATGAGATTGGATGAAGCGATTCAAGCGTTTTCACGATCGCATCATCGCGGCTTTCCGGTGATTGATAACGGCAGGTTAGTGGGAATTGTCACACAGACAGACTTAGGGCACATTGCAGAACGGCAGCTACAACATAGCCAGCCGCTCAGCGAAATTATGACTCCCCGCCCGGTCGCAGTCCATCCAGATGATCCACTCAGCCAGGTTTTGTATTTATTAAACCGCTATAAGATTAGTCGATTGCCCGTGGTGGATCGTCGGAAGTTAGTCGGAATTATCACAAGAGCAGACATTATTCGAGCGGAATCCGACAAACTCAGCGACACCGCAAAAGTCGGGCCGCGATCGGAGCCGTCGTTTGTGGTGTATCAAACTCGTGCCCCCGAAACCGGGAAAGGTCGGGTGCTAGTACCAATTGCCAATCCTCGAACTGCCGGACGACTCCTCCAGATGGCAGCAGCGATCGCGCACGAGCGCGACTATGAACTGGAATGTTTACAGGTGATTCCGATCGCCCGCCATCGCACTCCTGCTGAAACTGGGGTTTCAACCACAATCAGCCGTAAACTTTTAAAGCAAGCCGTCTACTTAGGCAAGCAATGGAATATTTCAGTGCATACTCAAGTGCGGGTGACGCATGACATTGCTCAAGCCATCCTAGAGACGATTAAGGAACGGCACATTGATCTGATGATTATGGGCTGGAACGGCGAAACTTCTACATCCGGTCGAATTTTTGGCAGCATTGTCGATACGATGATTCGGCAAGCAAGCTGTGATGTTGTACTCGTGAAACTTGGGACTGATAAAGGGATGGCGCTCGATCGCTGGCTAGTTCCCACAGCAGGCGGTCCTAATTCCCGGCAAGCAATTCGGCTGATGCCCGCCTTGGCGCAACTCTCTAAGGCTCCAGAAGTTTGTCTGTGTCAGATACATCAGCCGCAGCGTGATCTTCCTGATCCAACTCCACTGAATGAAGCGATGCGATTTTTAAACGCACGTCTCGCCTGTCCGGTTGCTCTCAAGCCTGTTTGCGCCGATTCAGTGTCCGATGCGGTGATTGATTTGGCGCAGCAGGGTCAGTGTGATGTGATTGTGTTAGGGGCGACCCGTGAAGGGTTTCTACAACAGGTGATTCAGGGCAATATTCCAGAAGCAATTGCGCGGGGCTGTAACTGTACCGTAGTTCTGATGCGGGGCGCGATCGGGTGA